The genomic stretch GGTGCTGGTGTGGTCAGAACTGCATGAGACGGTCAATATCATGCCCCGCAACGCGTTTCACGGCTGATCTTCCACCCTTTTCAGTCAGGGAGTTGCTATGTCTGCCAGACATCCGGTTATTGCCGTTACGGGGTCGAGTGGTGCGGGAACCACCACCACCAGCCTCGCATTTCGCAAGATTTTCGCCCAGCTGAATCTCCGCGCGGCGGAGGTCGAAGGCGACAGCTTTCACCGCTACACGCGTCCGGAGATGGACATGGCCATTCGTAAGGCGCGCGATTCGGGTAAACACATCAGCTACTTCGGCCCGGAAGCCAATGACTTCGGCCTGCTGGAACAAACCTTTATAGAGTACGGTAAGAGCGGCAAAGGGCAGTCCCGCAAGTATCTGCACACCTATGATGAAGCCGTACCCTGGAATCAGGTACCGGGAACCTTTACCCCGTGGCAGTCGCTGCCGGAACCCACCGACGTCCTGTTTTACGAGGGATTGCACGGCGGCGTGGTCACCCCTCAACACGACGTGGCGCGCCATGTGGATCTGCTGGTCGGCGTGGTCCCTATCGTTAACCTGGAGTGGATCCAGAAGCTGACCCGCGACATGAGCGAGCGCGGCCATTCGCGAGAGGCAGTGATGGACTCCGTGGTGCGCTCCATGGAGGATTACATTAACTTCCTGACGCCGCAGTTTTCCCGCACCCATATCAACTTCCAGCGCGTGCCGACGGTGGACACCTCAAACCCGTTTGCCGCTAAAAGCATCCCGTCGCTGGATGAGAGCTTTGTGGTGATCCATTTCCGCAATCTCGCAGGCATTGATTACCCGTGGCTGCTGGCAATGCTGCAGGGCTCGTTTATTTCGCACATGAATACGTTAGTCGTGCCGGGCGGAAAAATGGGGCTGGCGATGGAGCTCATCATGACGCCGCTGGTGGAGCGACTGATGGAAGGGAAACAGATCGCGTGAGCATGTTCCCTCTCCCTGTAGGAGAGGGTTAGGGTGAGGGCATCAACACGCACGATGCCCCATCAATCACGCCTCGATCACTTCATACGAATGCGTGATTTTTACCGCTTTCTCCAGCATTAACGCCACAGAGCAGTACTTCTCCGCAGACAGGTCCACCGCACGCGAGACCGCCGCGTCTTTCAGCTCTTTACCGGTGACCACAAAGTGCAGGTTAATATGGGTGAACAGGCGTGGCGCCTCTTCGCGACGTTCTGACGTGAGTTTAACCTCACAATCCGTCACGTCATGACGACCTTTTTGCAGAATCGACACTACGTCAATCGCGCTGCATCCGCCTGCCGCCATCAGCACCATTTCCATTGGGCTTGGCGCTTTATCGCCGGAGTTACCGTCCATCAAAATCTGGTGTCCTGACGCGGACTCGCCCAGGAACGTTAAACCTTCAACCCATTTCACGCGCGCTTGCATATTCATTAACTCCAACGTTGCATTTTTGGTGACAGATTACGCGTGCGTTACATTTCTCGCAATGGAAGGCGACCTGCATCATGCTGAAGCGAGACACCAGGAGACACGCGGCGAAAGCTATGCTAAAACACTCAGGATGCTACAGTAATACATTGACGTTACACATGTATGCAGAGGACATCAAACTTTACTGGCTGCGAAACGTTACGGTAGCCGACTTCCCAGGGTATGGGTAAGAATTCGATTGCAACCCCAGAGTCCGGATGCATCTGATGACTCTGGTGACAGCTTATAACAGAGGATAACAGCGCATGGTGCTTGGCAAACCGCAAACAGACCCGACTCTCGAATGGTTCTTGTCTCATTGCCACATTCATAAGTACCCATCGAAGAGCACGCTGATTCACCAGGGTGAAAAAGCGGAAACGTTGTATTACATCGTTAAAGGCTCGGTGGCAGTGCTGATCAAAGATGAAGAAGGGAAAGAGATGATCCTTTCTTATCTGAACCAGGGCGATTTCATCGGTGAACTGGGCCTGTTTGAAGAGGGCCAGGAACGTAGCGCCTGGGTTCGTGCAAAGACAGCATGTGAAGTGGCTGAAATTTCTTACAAGAAGTTCCGTCAGCTGATTCAGGTTAACCCTGACATCCTGATGCGTCTTTCTTCCCAGATGGCGCGCCGTCTGCAGGTGACGTCAGAGAAAGTGGGTAACCTCGCCTTCCTGGACGTTACCGGCCGTATCGCGCAAACCCTGCTGAACCTGGCGAAACAGCCAGACGCCATGACCCACCCGGACGGCATGCAAATAAAAATTACCCGTCAGGAAATTGGTCAGATCGTCGGTTGCTCCCGTGAAACAGTGGGCCGTATCCTGAAAATGCTGGAAGATCAAAACCTGATCTCCGCCCACGGTAAAACCATCGTGGTCTACGGAACGCGTTAATTCCGCTTAAACGGCGTGCCATCGCAAGGTGTCACGCCGTTTTTGTCTCTACTCCCCATGTGGCGCAGGCTGATCTATCACCCGGAAGTTAACTACGCACTGCGACAAACGCTGGTGTTGTGTCTTCCTGTGGCCATAGGCCTGATCCTCGGACATCTTCAGCAAGGTCTGCTGTTCTCCCTCGTGCCCGCCTGCTGCAATATTGCCGGTCTTGACACGCCGCATAAGCGCTTTTTCAAACGCCTGATTATCGGCGGCTGCCTGTTTGCCGGGTGTAGCCTCGCCGTGCAGCTTCTGCTTGCCCGGGATATCCCGCTGCCGCTGATCCTGACCGTGCTGGCGATGACCCTTGGCGTCACGGCGGAAATCAGTTCGCTGCATGCCCGCCTGCTTCCCGCTTCGCTGATTGCGGCCATTTTCACGCTGAGCCTCGCCGGGAACATGCCGGTGTGGGAGCCGCTGCTGATCTACGCCCTGGGGACATTATGGTACGGGCTGTTTAACTGGTTTTGGTTCTGGCTGTGGCGGGAGCAGCCGCTGCGTGAATCCCTGAGCCTGCTCTATGTGCAGCTTGCGGATTACTGCGAAGCCAAATACACCCTGCTCACCCAGCATACCGATCCGGAAAAATCCTTACCGCCGCTGCTGACGCGCCAGCAGAAGGTAGTGGATCTCATAAGCCAGTGCTATCAGCAGCTGCATATGCTCGCCGCCAACAAGAACCACGAGTACAAGCGGCTGCTGCGCACCTTCCAGGTCGGGCTGGATCTACAGGAGCACATCTCCGTAAGCCTTCACCACCCGCAGGAGGTGCAAAAGCTGGTCGAGCGCAGCCACGCCGAAGCGGTGATCCGCTGGAACGCACAAACTGTGTCCGCACGTCTGCGCGTGCTGGCCGACGATATTCTCTACCACCGCTACCCGACGCGCTTTAACATGGACAAGCAGCTGGGCGCGCTGGAGAAAATCGCCCGCCAGCATCCCGATAACCCAGTCGGCCAGTTTGCCGCCTGGCACTTCAGCCGCATTGCCCGCGTGTTGCGCACGCAGCGCCCGCTTTATCCCCGCGACCTGATGGCGGATAAGCAGAAACGGCTGCCGCTATTGCCCGCGCTCAAAAGCTATCTTTCTCTTAAATCGTCCGCCCTGCGCAACGCCGCAAGGATCAGCGTGATGCTCAGTACCGCCAGCCTGATGGGCATGGCGCTGCACCTGCCGAAACCGTACTGGATCTTAATGACCGTGCTGTTTGTCACCCAGAACGGCTACGGCGCCACGCGGGTGCGTATTCTGCATCGGGCCGGCGGAACGATGGCCGGGCTGATCATCGCGGGCGTGACGCTGCACTTCCACGTGCCGGAAGGCTATACCCTGGCAGGGATGCTGGCGATTACGCTGGTGAGCTACCTGATTATCCGCAAAAACTACGGCTGGGCGATGGTGGGCTTTACGGTGACGGCGGTATACACCCTGCAGTTGCTTACGCTGAACGGCGAACAGTTTATTGTCGCCAGGCTGATTGATACCCTGATCGGGTGCCTGATTGCCTTTGGCGGAATGGTCTGGCTGTGGCCGCAGTGGCAGAGCGGGCTGCTGAGGCAAAACGCCCACGACGCGCTGGAAGCCGACCAGCAGGCTATTCGCCTGATCCTGAGCGACGACCCGCAGCCCTCCCCGCTGGCCTATCAGCGGATGAAGGTCAACCAGGCGCACAACGCCCTGTTTAACTCGCTCAACCAGGCGATGCAGGAGCCAGGCTTTAACTCGCACTATCTGGCAGACATGAAGCTCTGGGTGACGCACAGCCAGTTTATCGTCGAGCACATTAACGCCATGACCACGCTGGCGCGCGAGCACACGATGCTGACGCCGGATCTGGCGCAGCGCTATTTGCAGTCGTGTGAAATTGCGTTGCAGAGGTGTCAGCAGCGTCTGGAGTATGACGCGCCGGGCGAGTCGGGTGACTCAAACATTCTGGAAGCGCCGGAGACGTTGACCCACGGGCCAATGAGCACCCTGGAGCAGCATTTGCAGCGCATTCTGGGGCATCTGAACACCATGCACACCATTTCGTCGGTGGCATGGCGTCAGCGTCCGCATCACGGGATTTGGCTAACCCGCAGGTTAAAGCGAACCGAGTATTAGCCTTTAACGATCTTCGCGACCGCGGCGGCAAAGCGGGTTAACCCGTCTTCGATGTCTTTGTCTTCTACCACCAGCGACGGCGCAAAGCGCATCACGTCCGGTCCGGCGTTGAGCACCATCACACCTTCGTGCGCGGCGGCGTGCAGGAAATCACGCGCGCGGCCTTTGTACTGCGGCTTCAGCTCGGCGCCAATCAGCAGCCCCATCCCACGGATCTCGCTGAACACGTCGTACTGCTCATCAATCTTCTGCAGGTGTTTTACGAACAGCTCGCGCTTCGCGCTAACGCTGTTCAACACCTCTGGCGTGTTGATGATGTCGAATGCGGCACCCGCCACGGCGCTCGCCAGCGGGTTACCGCCGTAGGTGGAACCGTGAGAACCGACGTGGAACGCGGAGGCGATCTCCTGCGTCGTCAGGACCGCGCTCACCGGGAAACCACCGCCAAGCGCTTTGGCGCTGGTCAGAATATCCGGCGTTACGCCGTAGTGCATATACGCGAACAGATCGCCGGTACGCCCCATCCCGCACTGCACTTCATCAAAGACCAGCAGCGCCTGATGTTCGTCGCACAGCGCGCGCAGCCCTTTCAGGAATTCCAGGGTTGCCGCGGTCACGCCGCCTTCCCCCTGAATCGGCTCGACCACCACCGCGCAGGTGTGGTCGTCCATCACCGCTTTCACCGCGTGCAGATCGTTAAACGGCACGTGGACGATGTCGGCCGGTTTCGGGCCAAACCCGTCGGAATACTTCGGCTGGCCGCCAACGGAGACGGTAAAGAAGGAGCGTCCGTGGAAGGCATTGTGGAAGGCGATGATTTTGGTTTTGTACGGGCTGTGGCGCGTTGTCGCGTAGTAGCGCGCCAGCTTAAACGCAGTTTCGTTGGCTTCGGTGCCGGAGTTCATAAACAGCACACGCTCGGCAAAGGTCGCATCGATGATCTTGCGGCCCAGGCGCAGCGCCGGTTCGTTGGTGAACACGTTGCTGGTATGCCACAGGGTTTCGCCCTGGGTTTTCAGCGCCTCAACCAGCGCGGGATGGCAATGACCCAGCGCCGTGACCGCAATACCGCCCGCGAAATCCACATACTCTTTACCCTGCTGATCCCAGACGCGGCTGCCTTTCCCCTTAACCGGGATAAACTCAGCCGGTGCATAAATCGGCAGGATCACTTCATCAAATGTCGCGCGGGTAATTGCTGGTTGTTCAGTTGCCATGTCATGACCATCCATTTTTATGTCACAGTTATTGTGAAAATATAATCACAAAATATGCATAAAAAATCACAGCAAGGCAACAGATATTCAGCGATTAAGGAAATTTGCCAGCAGCGCGTGCCCCTGCTCGCTGAGGATGCTTTCCGGATGGAACTGCACGCCTTCGAGATCCCATTCGCGGTGGCGAATGCCCATGATCTCCTGCGTATCGCTCCTGGCGGTCACCTCAAAGCAGTCGGGCAGCGTAGACGGGTCAATCACTAGGGAATGGTATCGCGTCACGGTTAACGGATTATTGAGCCCTGTGAATACCCCGGTACCGGTGTGGGTTACCAGAGAAGTTTTACCGTGCATCACTTTCGCGGCGCGCACGATGGTGGCACCAAACGCCTGGGCAATCGCCTGATGGCCCAGACAGACGCCGAGGATTGGCAGCTTGCCGGCATAGTGCTGGATAACATCCAGAGAAATACCCGATTCCGACGGCGTACACGGCCCCGGAGAAATCACGATTTTCTGCGGAGCCAGCGTCCCGATATCGTCCAGTCCGATCTCGTCGTTACGGCGGACAACCACCTCTGCACCCAGTTCACAAAAATACTGGTAAAGGTTCCAGGTGAAGGAATCGTAGTTATCAATCAGCAGAATCATGGCGGCTCCCGAAAAAAATGCCGCCCTATTCTACTCAGATTCCCGCGCTTCGCTCACTACTTTGGCAAAGATAGCGCTTAACGCGGTTAAATCTCCCGTTGCGCCGCTTCGGTTAGCCGCCACCCACTGGTCGGGATCGATATCGCGCCAGTCCAGCGAGTAGCCCGCGTGGAGCGCCAGCTGCTCGAAGAAAACGCGTTGGGCAATACCGTTGCCGCGCATAAACGGATGCAGCATGTTGATTTCGCAGTAATAGTGGCTAACCCGGTCAACAAACGCCGCTTTCTCAAGGCCCACGAGATACTTTTCGCTTTCCAGCGCCGCCATCAGCTCGTTGCCCATCTTCTCGATGTATTCGAAATGGCAGAACGGAATGTCGCCCTTAAAAATATCGTCGGTGCGTAACTCGCCTGCCCGCTTCATCTCGCTGCGGTACAAATGGCGATGAATAAGGCACAGATGGGGCAACCCGGGCGCGGAAGGCCCAAGCTCCAGCGTCTCAATATGGGGTTCTGAGGGACCATTACCTTTTTCAAGGAGACAACTGGCCTGTAAATTGACGTTACGCTGCTGCTCCCAGAGACGGGATTTTTGCTTGTCGGTGAGTTTTTTCACTTAACGCCTCCCTGAATAGTCCGTTTGCCACAAGTATAAGCAGCAAAACGCGCTTTCGCAGGGAGGGTGACATCACGCGGGCAGGAGAAGCCCGCGTTGAGAAGAATTACGGCAGAACTTTTGCGGAGAGGATCACGACAGGTTTTGACGGCACATTCTGATACGGACCGACGTCGTGAGTAGGCACCTGAGAAATCTTGTCGGCCACGTCCATGCCTTTCACGATTTTACCGAAAACCGCATAGCCAAAGTCACGCTGGCCGTGGTCGAGGAAGGCGTTATCCGCCACGTTCAGGAAGAACTGACTGGTCGCACTGTCTTTGTCCGCGGTACGCGCCATGGAGATGGTGCCGCGCTTGTTCAGCAGGCCGTTGTCCGCTTCGTTTTTAATAGGCGGGTTCGGCTGTTTCTGCTGCATCTGCTCGTTGAAGCCACCACCCTGAATCATGAAGCCTGGGATCACGCGGTGGAAAGTGGTGTTGTTATAGAAACCACTGTTCACGTAGTCGAGGAAGTTTTTCACGGAAACAGGGGCTTTCTGGCTATTCAGTTCCAGCTCAATATTCCCGGCAGAGGTGGTCAGCAGTACGTGAGGGTCCCCTTTGGCTGCCAGCGCAGCAGGGGAAACGGCAGAAAGAGCAAACACAGCTGCGACAGCCGCCAGTGTTGATTTGAGCATGAGAATTCCTTAACAAAGCGCAGTATAAAAAGCGAATGGCTTGATTCTAAAGAGCAGTATGAACGGAGACCAGCCTTTTACCTAATTTTACGAAGTTGAAACAATTATTACTACGCAAACGATTGGTTATGCCGCCAATTAATGTGATTTAGATCACACTAAAAACTGCAATGACACGATCATTGCCCTTAAAAGATAGGAATAGATCACTTTAACGACTAAAATCTGCCCGCTCTCAGCGCCCCTTGGGCGCTTTTCTTTTTCTGAACAGGCCAGACATGACTAACAGCAATCGCATCAAGCTCACATGGATCAGCTTCTTCTCCTACGCCCTGACCGGCGCGTTGGTGATCGTCACCGGGATGGTGATGGGAAATATCGCAGACTACTTCCAGCTGCCCGTTTCCAGCATGAGTAACACCTTCACCTTCCTCAACGCGGGGATCCTGATCTCTATCTTCCTGAACGCCTGGCTGATGGAAATCGTCCCGCTGAAAACCCAGCTGCGCTTTGGCTTTGTGCTGATGGTTGCCGCCGTGGCGGGCCTGATGCTGAGCCACAGCATCGCCCTGTTCTCCGCAGCCATGTTCGTGCTCGGTCTGGTCAGCGGGATCACCATGTCGATCGGTACGTTCCTGATTACCCATATGTATGAAGGCCGCCAGCGCGGCGCGCGTCTGCTGTTTACCGACTCCTTCTTCAGCATGGCCGGAATGATTTTCCCGATGGTCGCGGCGGTTCTGCTGGCGCGCAGCATCGAGTGGTACTGGGTCTATGCCTGCATCGGCCTGGTCTACGTGGCGATCTTTATTCTGACCTTCGGCTGCGAGTTCCCGGTGCTGGGCAAGAAAGCGCAAACCACCGCAGAACCCGTTGCGAAAGAAAAGTGGGGCATCGGCGTGCTGTTCCTCTCCATCGCCGCGCTGTGCTACATCCTGGGCCAGCTGGGCTTTATCTCCTGGGTACCGGAGTACGCCAAAGGTCTGGGCATGAGCCTGAACGACGCGGGTAAACTGGTGAGCGATTTCTGGATGTCTTACATGTTCGGCATGTGGGCGTTTAGCTTCATCCTGCGCTTCTTCGACCTGCAGCGCATTCTGACCGTGCTGGCGGGGCTGGCGACCGTGCTGATGTACCTGTTCATCAACGGTTCACCGGAGCATATGCCATGGTTCATTCTGACCCTGGGCTTCTTCTCCAGCGCCATTTACACCTCGATCATCACCCTGGGCTCTCTGCAGACCAAAGTGGCTTCGCCGAAGCTGGTTAACTTCGTCCTGACCTGCGGCACCATCGGCACCATGCTGACCTTCGTGGTCACCGGCCCGATCGTCGCCCACAGCGGTCCGCTGGCGGCGCTGCACACCGCGAACGGTCTGTATGCCGTGGTGTTCATCATGTGCTTCGTTCTGGGCTTCGTGACCCGCCACCGCCAGCACAACGCGGCAGCGGCGTCTCACTAACCCCTACGCCCCTTTGCGCTCGGCAGAGGGGCTGTTTCTGGCAAAACTTACCTCTTCTCCTCCGATATCCATCTGGATCCAGGTCTGCGCCAGCTGCGTCGTGGCGATCACCCGTCCCTGACGAATTGACCAGCGCACCGGCACCTGACAGCGCACCGCTTCAAACCCGCTCTCCGCAGGCAGAATAATCAGGTTCGCCGGGTTCCCCGTGGCAATACCGTAATCGCTCAGGCCGAAGGTACGGGCGCTGTTATGGGTGATGAGATTCAGGCCGCTGTCGATTTGCGGATAGCCCATCATCTGGCAGACGTGCAGCCCCATATGCAGCACCTGCAGCATGTTGCCGGTGCCGAGCGGGTACCACGGGTCGAAGACGTCGTCATGGCCGAAGCAGACGTTAATGCCCGCTTCCTGGAGCTCTTTCACCCGGGTGATGCCGCGGCGCTTCGGATAGTCATCAAAGCGTCCCTGCAGATGGATATTGACCAGCGGGTTGGCGACGAAATTAATCCCCGACATTTTCAGCAGACGGAAGAGCCGCGAGGTGTAAGCGCCGTTGTAGGAGTGCATGGCGGTGGTGTGGCTGGCCGTCACGCGCGGACCGATGCCTGCCTCATACGCCAGCGTTGCCACCGTCTCGACAAACCGCGACTGTTCGTCGTCGATTTCATCGCAGTGGATATCCAGCGGACGGTCATACTTCTTCGCCAGTTCAAAAGCGATATGCAGCGACTGCACGCCATACTCGCGGGTGAACTCGAAGTGTGGGATCGCCCCCACCACGTCGGCCCCCAGCCTTAACGCCTCTTCCAGCAGCGCCGCGCCGTTCGGGTAAGAGAGAATACCTTCCTGCGGGAACGCGACGATTTGCAGCGTCACCCACGGGGCAACCTCCTGCTTCACCTCCAGCATCGCCTTAAGGGCGGTGAGCGTCGGGTCGGAGACATCCACATGGGTACGGACAAACTGGATGCCGTTGGCAATTTGCCACTTCAGCGTTTTCCAGGCGCGCGCTTTGACATCCTCATGGCTGAGCAACGCCTTGCGCTCCGCCCAGCGCTCAATGCCCTCAAACAGCGTGCCGGACTGGTTCCAGTTCGGCTCACCCGCGGTCTGGGTCGTATCAAGATGGATATGCGGCTCAATGAACGGCGGGATAGCCAGCCCGCCGCGCGCGTTCAATACTTCATAACTTTCGGCGTGGGTGTCGTCCATTGGGGTAATGTCACCAAATTGACCGTTCTCAATGGCGAGTTGCCACAGCCCTTCCCGACCCGGTAAACGAACATTCTGAACAAGCCATAACGGTGTTGTAGACATACCCTTCCCCTAAAAAACGCCGCTGATATTCAGGCGTATCGATTTTGGCAAAACCGCCCCTGATTTGTACACAAATTCAACGAGCGCGAAAAGCCTGCGATTTCCGCCACTTATAAAAATCCTGACAAATCAGTCGCATACCACCTAAGGAGTAGGCGAAGACGTATTTGATTTGCATCAATAAGCGCCCCTGCTGAATCGTTAAGGTAGGCAATAATAGAAAAGAAATCGAGGCAATAATGAGCAAAGTCAGACTCGCTATCATCGGTAACGGCATGGTCGGCCACCGCTTTATCGAGGATCTTCTCGATAAGGCCGATGCTGAGCAGTTCGATATTACCGTGTTCTGTGAAGAACCCCGCAAGGCGTACGACCGTGTGCACCTGTCTTCCTACTTCTCCCATCATACCGCCGAAGAGCTCTCTCTGGTGCGCGAAGGTTTCTACGAGAAGCATGGCGTAAAAGTGCTGGTGGGCGAACGCGCTATCACCATCAACCGTCAGGAAAAAGTGATCCACTCCAGCGCCGGACGTACGGTTTTTTACGACAAGCTGATCATGGCGACGGGCTCCTATCCGTGGATCCCGCCGATCAAAGGCTCGGAAACTCAGGATTGCTTCGTCTACCGTACCATTGAAGACCTCAACGCCATTGAGTCCTGCGCGCGCAGAAGCAAACGCGGTGCGGTTGTCGGCGGCGGTCTGCTGGGTCTGGAAGCGGCAGGCGCGCTGAAAAACCTCGGCGTTGAAACCCACGTCATCGAATTTGCCCCGATGCTGATGGCCGAACAGCTGGACCACATGGGCGGTGACCAGCTGCGCCGTAAAATCGAAAGTATGGGCGTGAAGGTTCACACCAGCAAAAACACCAAAGAGATCGTTCAGGAAGGTACTGAAGCGCGCAAAACCATGCGCTTTGCCGACGGCAGCGAGCTGGAAGTGGACTTCATCGTCTTCTCAACCGGTATTCGCCCGCGCGACAAGCTGGCGACCCAGTGCGGTCTGGCCGTGGCGCAGCGCGGCGGGATCATGATCAACGACACATGCCAGACCTCCGATCCGGATATCTACGCGATTGGCGAATGCGCCAGCTGGAACAACCGCGTATACGGCCTGGTGGCACCGGGCTACAAAATGGCGCAGGTCGCCGTGGACCATATCCTCGGCAGCGAAAACGCGTTTACCGGTGCAGACATGAGCGCCAAGCTGAAGCTGCTGGGCGTGGACGTGGGCGGTATTGGCGATGCGCATGGCCGCACCCCGAATTCCCGCAGCTATGTCTATCTCGACGAAAGCAAAGAAGTCTACAAACGTCTTATCGTCAGCCAGGACAACAAAACCCTGCTCGGCGCGGTGCTGGTGGGCGATACCAGCGATTTCGGCAACCTGCTCCAGCTGGTGCTGAACGCCATCGAACTGCCGGAAAACCCGGACGCGCTGATCCTCCCGGCGCACGCCGCCAGCGGCAAGCCGTCTATCGGCGTGGATAAACTGCCGGACAGCGCGCAGATTTGCTCCTGCTTCGACGTCACCAAAGGCATGCTGATCTCCGCCATCAACAAAGGCTGCCACACCGTGGCGGCGCTTAAAGCGGAGACCAAAGCCGGTACCGGCTGCGGCGGCTGTATTCCGCTGGTCACTCAGGTGCTGAACGCCGAGCTGGCAAAACAGGGCATCGAAGTGAACAACAACCTGTGCGAGCACTTCGCGTATTCTCGCCAGGAGCTGTACCACCTGATCCGCGTGGAGGGCATTAAGTCCTTTGACGAGCTGCTGGCGAAGCACGGCCAGGGCTACGGCTGCGAAGTGTGTAAACCGACAGTCGGCTCCCTGCTGGCCTCCTGCTGGAACGAGTACGTGCTCAAGCCCGAGCATACGCCGC from Enterobacter dykesii encodes the following:
- a CDS encoding OsmC family protein gives rise to the protein MQARVKWVEGLTFLGESASGHQILMDGNSGDKAPSPMEMVLMAAGGCSAIDVVSILQKGRHDVTDCEVKLTSERREEAPRLFTHINLHFVVTGKELKDAAVSRAVDLSAEKYCSVALMLEKAVKITHSYEVIEA
- a CDS encoding cytosine deaminase, with translation MSTTPLWLVQNVRLPGREGLWQLAIENGQFGDITPMDDTHAESYEVLNARGGLAIPPFIEPHIHLDTTQTAGEPNWNQSGTLFEGIERWAERKALLSHEDVKARAWKTLKWQIANGIQFVRTHVDVSDPTLTALKAMLEVKQEVAPWVTLQIVAFPQEGILSYPNGAALLEEALRLGADVVGAIPHFEFTREYGVQSLHIAFELAKKYDRPLDIHCDEIDDEQSRFVETVATLAYEAGIGPRVTASHTTAMHSYNGAYTSRLFRLLKMSGINFVANPLVNIHLQGRFDDYPKRRGITRVKELQEAGINVCFGHDDVFDPWYPLGTGNMLQVLHMGLHVCQMMGYPQIDSGLNLITHNSARTFGLSDYGIATGNPANLIILPAESGFEAVRCQVPVRWSIRQGRVIATTQLAQTWIQMDIGGEEVSFARNSPSAERKGA
- the ppiA gene encoding peptidylprolyl isomerase A, whose protein sequence is MLKSTLAAVAAVFALSAVSPAALAAKGDPHVLLTTSAGNIELELNSQKAPVSVKNFLDYVNSGFYNNTTFHRVIPGFMIQGGGFNEQMQQKQPNPPIKNEADNGLLNKRGTISMARTADKDSATSQFFLNVADNAFLDHGQRDFGYAVFGKIVKGMDVADKISQVPTHDVGPYQNVPSKPVVILSAKVLP
- the tsgA gene encoding MFS transporter TsgA — encoded protein: MTNSNRIKLTWISFFSYALTGALVIVTGMVMGNIADYFQLPVSSMSNTFTFLNAGILISIFLNAWLMEIVPLKTQLRFGFVLMVAAVAGLMLSHSIALFSAAMFVLGLVSGITMSIGTFLITHMYEGRQRGARLLFTDSFFSMAGMIFPMVAAVLLARSIEWYWVYACIGLVYVAIFILTFGCEFPVLGKKAQTTAEPVAKEKWGIGVLFLSIAALCYILGQLGFISWVPEYAKGLGMSLNDAGKLVSDFWMSYMFGMWAFSFILRFFDLQRILTVLAGLATVLMYLFINGSPEHMPWFILTLGFFSSAIYTSIITLGSLQTKVASPKLVNFVLTCGTIGTMLTFVVTGPIVAHSGPLAALHTANGLYAVVFIMCFVLGFVTRHRQHNAAAASH
- the pabA gene encoding aminodeoxychorismate synthase component 2, with amino-acid sequence MILLIDNYDSFTWNLYQYFCELGAEVVVRRNDEIGLDDIGTLAPQKIVISPGPCTPSESGISLDVIQHYAGKLPILGVCLGHQAIAQAFGATIVRAAKVMHGKTSLVTHTGTGVFTGLNNPLTVTRYHSLVIDPSTLPDCFEVTARSDTQEIMGIRHREWDLEGVQFHPESILSEQGHALLANFLNR
- a CDS encoding phosphoribulokinase gives rise to the protein MSARHPVIAVTGSSGAGTTTTSLAFRKIFAQLNLRAAEVEGDSFHRYTRPEMDMAIRKARDSGKHISYFGPEANDFGLLEQTFIEYGKSGKGQSRKYLHTYDEAVPWNQVPGTFTPWQSLPEPTDVLFYEGLHGGVVTPQHDVARHVDLLVGVVPIVNLEWIQKLTRDMSERGHSREAVMDSVVRSMEDYINFLTPQFSRTHINFQRVPTVDTSNPFAAKSIPSLDESFVVIHFRNLAGIDYPWLLAMLQGSFISHMNTLVVPGGKMGLAMELIMTPLVERLMEGKQIA
- a CDS encoding YccS/YhfK family putative transporter, producing the protein MWRRLIYHPEVNYALRQTLVLCLPVAIGLILGHLQQGLLFSLVPACCNIAGLDTPHKRFFKRLIIGGCLFAGCSLAVQLLLARDIPLPLILTVLAMTLGVTAEISSLHARLLPASLIAAIFTLSLAGNMPVWEPLLIYALGTLWYGLFNWFWFWLWREQPLRESLSLLYVQLADYCEAKYTLLTQHTDPEKSLPPLLTRQQKVVDLISQCYQQLHMLAANKNHEYKRLLRTFQVGLDLQEHISVSLHHPQEVQKLVERSHAEAVIRWNAQTVSARLRVLADDILYHRYPTRFNMDKQLGALEKIARQHPDNPVGQFAAWHFSRIARVLRTQRPLYPRDLMADKQKRLPLLPALKSYLSLKSSALRNAARISVMLSTASLMGMALHLPKPYWILMTVLFVTQNGYGATRVRILHRAGGTMAGLIIAGVTLHFHVPEGYTLAGMLAITLVSYLIIRKNYGWAMVGFTVTAVYTLQLLTLNGEQFIVARLIDTLIGCLIAFGGMVWLWPQWQSGLLRQNAHDALEADQQAIRLILSDDPQPSPLAYQRMKVNQAHNALFNSLNQAMQEPGFNSHYLADMKLWVTHSQFIVEHINAMTTLAREHTMLTPDLAQRYLQSCEIALQRCQQRLEYDAPGESGDSNILEAPETLTHGPMSTLEQHLQRILGHLNTMHTISSVAWRQRPHHGIWLTRRLKRTEY
- the crp gene encoding cAMP-activated global transcriptional regulator CRP, giving the protein MVLGKPQTDPTLEWFLSHCHIHKYPSKSTLIHQGEKAETLYYIVKGSVAVLIKDEEGKEMILSYLNQGDFIGELGLFEEGQERSAWVRAKTACEVAEISYKKFRQLIQVNPDILMRLSSQMARRLQVTSEKVGNLAFLDVTGRIAQTLLNLAKQPDAMTHPDGMQIKITRQEIGQIVGCSRETVGRILKMLEDQNLISAHGKTIVVYGTR
- the argD gene encoding bifunctional acetylornithine/succinyldiaminopimelate transaminase, with the protein product MATEQPAITRATFDEVILPIYAPAEFIPVKGKGSRVWDQQGKEYVDFAGGIAVTALGHCHPALVEALKTQGETLWHTSNVFTNEPALRLGRKIIDATFAERVLFMNSGTEANETAFKLARYYATTRHSPYKTKIIAFHNAFHGRSFFTVSVGGQPKYSDGFGPKPADIVHVPFNDLHAVKAVMDDHTCAVVVEPIQGEGGVTAATLEFLKGLRALCDEHQALLVFDEVQCGMGRTGDLFAYMHYGVTPDILTSAKALGGGFPVSAVLTTQEIASAFHVGSHGSTYGGNPLASAVAGAAFDIINTPEVLNSVSAKRELFVKHLQKIDEQYDVFSEIRGMGLLIGAELKPQYKGRARDFLHAAAHEGVMVLNAGPDVMRFAPSLVVEDKDIEDGLTRFAAAVAKIVKG